The following coding sequences are from one Apodemus sylvaticus chromosome X, mApoSyl1.1, whole genome shotgun sequence window:
- the LOC127674453 gene encoding melanoma-associated antigen B4-like has translation MPRGQKSKARAREKRRQVQEEAQGLKDGQAKAGEKGESPSCSDRGSGEAVASTSTAGFPQKSKFQGGLPPSIARKRGACRRSRKSIKGPREESSSCSRVPRFNDNPQNDLLTRKTGILMQYLLCKYKMKQPANKGEMLKVINRRFKEQLPEILKKASERIQLVFGLEVKEIKPNGGYYTLVSKVDPSVGGNLTTSLPFPQNGLLMPLLGVIFLNGNRATEAEIWEFLNILGIYDGKAHIIFGDPRKLITKDLVKEKYLVYQKEANTNPPSFEFLWGPRAHAETTKMKVLEFLAKVNETIPQAFPTHYEEALRDQEERARAEAEGSPGTTAKDKAKSKVTLVDSSCKDKAKSKVTLVDSSCKDKAKSKVTLVDSSCNDKAKSKITLLDSDKTKSKITLVDSSCKDKAKSKVILLDSSCKDKAKSKVTLVDSCKDKAKSKVTLVDSSCKDKAKSKVTLVDSSCNDKAKSKITLLDSDKTKSKITLVDSSCKDKAKSKVTLVDSCKDKAKSEITLVDSSCKDKAKSKVTLVDSCKDKAKSEITLVDSSCKDKAKSKVILLDSSCKDKAKSKVTLVDSSCKDKAKSKVTLVDSSCKDKADSKVPADSSCSYKD, from the exons ATGCCCAGGGGACAAAAGAGTAAGGCTCGTGCCCGAGAGAAGCGCCGCCAGGTCCAAGAGGAAGCCCAGGGCCTCAAGGATGGTcaagctaaggcaggagagaaaggagagtcaCCCTCCTGCTCTGATCGTGGTTCTGGAGAGGCTGTTGCAAGCACCTCTACTGCTGGCTTCCCGCAGAAGTCTAAATTTCAGGGTGGGCTACCCCCCAGCATTGCTAGGAAACGTGGTGCCTGTAGAAGATCTCGTAAAAGTATCAAGGGCCCAAGAGAGGAAAGTAGTAGTTGCTCTAGGGTCCCACGCTTCAATGACAACCCCCAGAATGATCTTCTAACAAGGAAGACAGGAATCCTGATGCAGTACCTGCTCTGCAAGTACAAAATGAAACAGCCAGCAAATAAGGGTGAAATGCTGAAAGTTATCAATAGAAGGTTTAAGGAACAGTTGCCTGAGATTCTCAAGAAAGCTTCTGAGCGCATTCAGCTAGTTTTTGGTCTTGAGGTGAAGGAAATTAAGCCCAACGGTGGCTACTACACCCTTGTTAGCAAGGTAGATCCCAGTGTTGGTGGTAATCTGACCACTAGCCTGCCATTTCCCCAGAATGGGCTTTTGATGCCTCTGCTGGGTGTGATTTTCTTAAATGGCAACCGTGCCACTGAGGCAGAGATCTGGGAATTCCTTAATATTTTGGGAATTTATGATGGGAAGGCACACATAATCTTTGGGGATCCCCGGAAGCTTATCACCAAAGATTTGGTTAAGGAAAAGTACCTGGTGTACCAAAAGGAGGCCAACACTAATCCTCCATCCTTTGAGTTCCTTTGGGGTCCCCGAGCCCATGCTGAAACTACCAAGATGAAAGTCCTGGAGTTTTTAGCCAAGGTTAATGAGACCATTCCTCAGGCCTTCCCAACTCATTATGAGGAGGCTTTGAGAGATCAGGAAGAGAGAGCCCGAGCTGAAGCTGAAGGCAGTCCTGGCACTACTGCCAAAGATAAG GCTAAGTCTAAAGTCACACTTGTTGACTCCTCTTGCAAAGATAAGGCTAAGTCTAAAGTCACACTTGTTGACTCCTCTTGCAAAGATAAGGCTAAGTCTAAAGTCACACTTGTTGACTCCTCTTGCAATGATAAGGCTAAGTCTAAAATCACACTTCTTGACTCTGATAAGACTAAGTCTAAAATCACACTTGTTGACTCCTCTTGCAAAGATAAGGCTAAGTCCAAAGTCATACTTCTTGACTCCTCTTGCAAAGATAAGGCTAAGTCTAAAGTCACACTTGTTGACTCTTGCAAAGATAAGGCTAAGTCTAAAGTCACACTTGTTGACTCCTCTTGCAAAGATAAGGCTAAGTCTAAAGTCACACTTGTTGACTCCTCTTGCAATGATAAGGCTAAGTCTAAAATCACACTTCTTGACTCTGATAAGACTAAGTCTAAAATCACACTTGTTGACTCCTCTTGCAAAGATAAGGCTAAGTCTAAAGTCACACTTGTTGACTCTTGCAAAGATAAGGCTAAGTCTGAAATCACACTTGTTGACTCCTCTTGCAAAGATAAGGCTAAGTCCAAAGTCACACTTGTTGACTCTTGCAAAGATAAGGCTAAGTCTGAAATCACACTTGTTGACTCCTCTTGCAAAGATAAGGCTAAGTCCAAAGTCATACTTCTTGACTCCTCTTGCAAAGATAAGGCTAAGTCTAAAGTCACACTTGTTGACTCCTCTTGCAAAGATAAGGCTAAGTCTAAAGTCACACTTGTTGACTCCTCTTGCAAAGATAAGGCAGATTCAAAAGTACCTGCTGACTCCTCTTGCTCCTACAAAGATTAG